A genomic window from Vagococcus entomophilus includes:
- the recN gene encoding DNA repair protein RecN yields MLQELSIRNFAIIPALNVTFDEGMTVLTGETGAGKSIIIDAVGLLAGGRGSNEYIRQGEKKCVLEGLFAMDQHPLVEKRLDSLSIEHEDNMLVLQREIYRNGKNTCRINGHLVNLTTLRSIGELLVDIHGQNEHQELMQASKHVELLDEYGKEKIGSAKVAYQKVFQQYHELRSKMEKKEKNEKEFAQRMDMLRFQVEEIEAAQLEVGEEERLLEERNKLVNYQKIAESLKVGYDALQGEEASSSLDRIGFAMDAMLSIEAIDREYQAIAEAIQNGYFILQEAAADLSRQLDSLEMDEGRLEVVESRLDSIRQLKRKYGDSEQAIIEYYKEITLELSESLSFENQSTQLEKELKEKEDKLIQFGDSLSELRVKEAKKLEADIMKQLKELYLEKAIFQVKIVAHGEGLKAYRENGKDEIEFYLTTNPGEPLKPLVKVASGGELSRIMLAMKTILSQTQGMTSIIFDEVDTGVSGRIAQSIAEKIHQVAQHSQVLCITHLPQVAAIADAQYFIKKEIVADRTKTSVEILSLEQRVQEIARMLAGTQITPLTVEHAKELLQLAGK; encoded by the coding sequence ATGCTACAAGAACTATCTATACGTAACTTTGCGATTATCCCTGCTTTAAATGTGACGTTTGATGAGGGAATGACTGTACTCACAGGTGAAACGGGTGCAGGAAAATCCATTATTATTGATGCGGTTGGCTTGCTTGCTGGTGGGAGAGGCTCCAATGAGTACATTCGTCAGGGAGAAAAGAAATGTGTGTTAGAAGGACTTTTTGCAATGGATCAGCATCCTTTGGTTGAAAAAAGATTGGACAGTTTATCGATTGAGCATGAAGACAATATGCTTGTTTTACAAAGAGAAATTTACCGTAATGGAAAAAATACTTGTCGAATTAACGGACACTTGGTTAATCTAACTACTTTGCGAAGTATTGGAGAGCTTTTAGTGGATATTCATGGACAAAATGAACACCAAGAATTGATGCAAGCAAGTAAGCATGTGGAATTATTAGATGAATATGGCAAAGAAAAAATTGGCTCAGCGAAAGTTGCTTATCAAAAGGTATTTCAACAATACCATGAATTGCGTAGCAAAATGGAGAAAAAAGAAAAGAATGAAAAAGAGTTCGCTCAACGAATGGACATGCTTCGCTTTCAAGTAGAGGAAATTGAGGCAGCGCAACTGGAAGTCGGAGAAGAAGAGCGGCTACTAGAAGAACGAAATAAATTGGTGAATTACCAGAAAATTGCCGAGTCGTTAAAAGTAGGCTATGATGCTTTGCAAGGAGAAGAAGCTAGTAGTAGTTTGGATAGGATCGGGTTCGCAATGGATGCGATGCTTTCAATTGAAGCAATTGATCGTGAGTATCAAGCAATTGCTGAGGCCATTCAAAATGGGTATTTTATTTTACAAGAGGCAGCAGCTGATTTATCTAGGCAGCTAGATAGTTTGGAGATGGACGAGGGTCGCTTAGAAGTAGTTGAATCTAGACTGGATAGCATTAGGCAACTAAAAAGAAAGTATGGGGACTCCGAACAAGCAATCATAGAGTATTACAAAGAAATTACGCTAGAGTTGAGCGAGTCGTTGTCTTTTGAAAATCAAAGCACACAACTCGAAAAAGAGTTGAAAGAAAAAGAAGATAAATTGATTCAATTTGGGGATTCTTTGAGTGAGTTGCGAGTGAAAGAGGCAAAAAAACTAGAAGCAGACATTATGAAGCAGTTAAAAGAATTGTATTTGGAAAAAGCAATTTTTCAAGTGAAGATTGTGGCGCATGGAGAAGGCCTAAAAGCGTACCGTGAAAATGGGAAAGACGAGATAGAATTTTATCTTACAACCAATCCCGGGGAGCCACTAAAACCGTTGGTGAAAGTTGCTTCAGGTGGCGAACTTTCACGTATTATGTTAGCAATGAAGACGATTTTATCACAAACACAGGGGATGACGAGTATTATTTTTGATGAGGTTGATACAGGGGTTAGTGGCCGTATTGCTCAGTCTATTGCAGAAAAAATTCACCAGGTTGCCCAGCACTCACAGGTGCTTTGTATCACACATTTACCTCAAGTGGCCGCAATTGCGGATGCGCAGTATTTTATCAAAAAGGAAATCGTAGCAGATCGGACGAAAACGAGTGTAGAGATTTTATCGTTGGAACAAAGAGTTCAGGAGATTGCCCGCATGCTTGCCGGAACTCAGATTACACCGCTTACAGTAGAGCATGCAAAGGAGTTACTCCAGCTGGCGGGCAAATAA
- a CDS encoding DUF4044 domain-containing protein, giving the protein MEKKKKSRFAKITNIVIWIMLIATIGGVLLAAFASMITG; this is encoded by the coding sequence ATGGAAAAAAAGAAAAAAAGTCGTTTTGCTAAGATAACAAACATTGTGATTTGGATTATGTTAATCGCAACAATTGGCGGCGTCTTACTTGCAGCATTTGCCAGTATGATTACAGGATAG
- a CDS encoding magnesium transporter CorA family protein: MIQYFSVKQNGSVLETTSAESFDWVHLETPSLKEIEKIAQDYSVPKDYLTAVLDKQEVPRTEGLNQQTLEQPILLLCQYPHPVTSPSGFQQFEMFPFSMILTKEKIITACNYATSFTKKFHRILSVQEHVLFPEQIAIQISWNIASLFNKNVQELKKETENLESQLRVSVANQQLYQIMDIQKSLVYFKSALQENLRGLESLLSTSLLLDSKDARAALHDVLVENKQALTITSIQLQLVSQTKDMFSAIVSNNLNIIMKVLTSITVVLTIPTIIGGLYGMNVRLPFANFHNAFWWLCGGIVLLCLFTTWLLKKKNLF, from the coding sequence ATGATTCAATATTTCAGTGTAAAGCAAAATGGTAGTGTGCTGGAAACAACGTCTGCTGAATCTTTTGATTGGGTGCATCTTGAAACTCCTAGTTTAAAAGAGATTGAAAAGATTGCACAGGACTACTCGGTCCCAAAAGATTATCTGACAGCAGTTTTAGACAAACAAGAAGTACCTCGGACAGAAGGGTTGAACCAACAAACACTCGAACAACCCATACTCCTTTTATGTCAATATCCTCATCCTGTGACTAGTCCTAGTGGCTTTCAGCAGTTTGAAATGTTTCCATTTAGCATGATTCTCACAAAGGAAAAAATTATTACTGCTTGTAATTACGCTACTTCTTTTACGAAAAAATTCCATCGGATTCTCTCTGTTCAAGAACATGTACTGTTTCCTGAACAAATTGCGATTCAAATTTCGTGGAATATTGCTTCTTTATTTAATAAAAATGTTCAAGAACTAAAAAAAGAAACCGAAAATTTAGAAAGCCAATTACGTGTTTCTGTTGCAAATCAACAACTTTATCAAATTATGGACATTCAAAAAAGTCTGGTCTATTTCAAATCAGCGCTTCAAGAAAATTTACGAGGCTTAGAGTCTCTTCTTTCTACTAGTCTTTTACTTGATTCAAAAGACGCCCGTGCTGCTTTGCATGACGTACTTGTTGAAAATAAACAAGCACTCACGATTACCAGCATTCAGCTTCAACTAGTTTCACAAACAAAAGATATGTTTTCTGCCATTGTTTCCAACAATTTAAACATTATCATGAAAGTACTAACATCCATTACAGTAGTCTTAACGATTCCAACAATTATTGGAGGATTATACGGGATGAATGTCCGTCTTCCTTTTGCAAATTTTCACAATGCTTTTTGGTGGTTATGTGGTGGGATTGTTCTGCTCTGTCTTTTTACAACTTGGTTATTAAAAAAGAAAAATCTTTTCTAA
- the asnB gene encoding asparagine synthase (glutamine-hydrolyzing), which yields MCGFVGCIHQNSHSIDIEEQKRKMKEMNAIIVHRGPDSEGYYHDSDVSFGFRRLSVIDIEKGAQPLSYDEERYWIIFNGEVYNYIELREELKAEGYTFKTDSDTEVILAVYKKYGEKTASLLRGMFAFVIWDKFEKKAYAARDHFGIKPFHFAEEDGNIYVASEEKSIRKILKEKKLNEKALQDYMTFQYVPEPQTMTVGINRLQPGHYFVKEQGKEMRFVKYWEPSFAPVDYEEKALAKQLKDVLFDSVEKHMRSDVTVGSFLSGGVDSSIIVSIAKEFNPDIKTVSVGFEREGYSEIDVAKETAAKLNVENISKVITPEEFVREFPRFVWHMDDPLADPAAVPQFFLAHETRKHCTVALSGEGADEMFGGYTIYNEPNSLKMFNKIPNGLNKALNGLARILPEGMKGKSFLLRGTTPMEQRYVGNAFIFNEKEKRELLKNYDAKTPFTQITEKFYQESKNYDPIDRMQFIDIHTWLVGDLLLNADRTTMSAALELRTPFVDKEVFALARTIPSHMRIANGTTKYILRKAAEDFVPEHVLYRKKLGFPVPIRFWLKDELYDWAATTIRESQTDDYLNKEYVLKLLEDHKQGKQDYSRKIWAVLTFMTWHKVYVEEDVSFDFHV from the coding sequence ATGTGCGGATTTGTTGGATGTATTCACCAAAATAGTCACTCCATTGACATAGAAGAACAAAAAAGAAAAATGAAAGAAATGAACGCGATTATTGTGCATCGCGGGCCAGATAGTGAAGGCTATTATCATGATAGTGATGTTTCTTTTGGATTTCGTAGACTAAGCGTGATTGATATTGAAAAAGGTGCACAGCCTTTATCATACGATGAAGAACGTTATTGGATTATCTTTAACGGAGAAGTCTATAATTACATAGAGCTTCGGGAAGAATTAAAGGCAGAAGGATATACGTTTAAAACAGATAGCGATACCGAAGTGATTCTTGCCGTATATAAAAAATATGGAGAAAAAACAGCTTCCTTATTACGGGGGATGTTTGCATTTGTGATTTGGGATAAATTTGAAAAAAAAGCTTATGCAGCGAGAGATCATTTTGGAATCAAACCCTTCCATTTTGCTGAGGAAGACGGGAATATTTATGTAGCTTCTGAAGAAAAGTCGATTCGTAAAATTTTAAAAGAGAAAAAGTTGAATGAAAAAGCGTTACAAGACTATATGACATTTCAATATGTGCCAGAGCCGCAAACTATGACTGTGGGAATCAATCGTCTTCAACCTGGACATTATTTTGTCAAAGAGCAAGGAAAAGAGATGCGTTTTGTCAAATACTGGGAACCAAGCTTCGCTCCAGTTGATTATGAAGAAAAGGCGCTGGCAAAACAACTAAAAGATGTGTTATTTGATAGTGTAGAAAAACATATGCGCTCAGATGTAACCGTGGGCTCCTTTTTATCAGGTGGGGTAGACTCGTCGATAATTGTTTCGATTGCCAAAGAGTTTAATCCTGATATTAAAACGGTATCCGTTGGATTTGAACGAGAAGGCTACAGTGAAATAGATGTTGCAAAAGAAACGGCTGCAAAACTGAACGTTGAAAATATTAGCAAAGTCATTACACCAGAAGAATTTGTACGAGAATTCCCAAGGTTTGTGTGGCATATGGATGATCCGTTAGCTGATCCAGCAGCAGTGCCACAATTTTTCTTGGCACATGAGACAAGAAAACATTGTACGGTTGCACTTAGTGGGGAAGGTGCAGATGAAATGTTTGGCGGGTACACCATCTATAATGAACCGAATTCCCTTAAAATGTTTAATAAGATTCCAAATGGTTTAAATAAGGCATTAAATGGCTTGGCACGCATTTTACCAGAAGGCATGAAAGGGAAAAGTTTCTTATTACGTGGGACAACCCCAATGGAACAACGCTACGTAGGGAATGCGTTCATTTTTAATGAAAAAGAAAAGCGCGAGTTATTGAAGAACTATGATGCGAAGACACCATTTACTCAAATAACAGAAAAGTTCTACCAAGAATCCAAAAACTATGATCCAATTGATCGAATGCAATTTATTGATATTCATACTTGGTTAGTAGGAGATTTGTTATTAAACGCGGATAGAACAACGATGTCTGCTGCTTTGGAACTTAGAACACCGTTTGTGGACAAAGAAGTCTTTGCCTTAGCGAGAACGATTCCTTCACACATGAGGATTGCAAATGGAACGACGAAATATATTTTGAGAAAAGCGGCTGAAGATTTTGTTCCTGAACACGTGTTATATCGTAAAAAATTAGGATTCCCAGTGCCTATTCGTTTTTGGTTGAAAGATGAATTGTATGATTGGGCGGCGACGACTATTCGTGAGTCGCAAACAGATGACTATTTGAATAAGGAATATGTCTTGAAACTGTTGGAGGATCACAAACAAGGCAAACAAGATTACTCTAGAAAAATATGGGCTGTGTTGACCTTTATGACTTGGCACAAAGTTTATGTAGAAGAAGATGTTTCCTTCGATTTTCATGTATAG
- a CDS encoding DUF3397 domain-containing protein produces MGALSLQVVFWYIFPILLLFASSYIVTTFSLDTRFKVKAVDIATPFLLVGIHELSKVAFKHSVLPYILLTILLLGIIIAIVHAYYYHELNYRRYFKMYARFVFLLTFILYVVLIGLSFFAFI; encoded by the coding sequence ATGGGAGCACTCTCACTACAAGTTGTTTTTTGGTATATATTTCCAATTCTGTTGCTCTTTGCTTCCAGTTATATTGTGACAACTTTTTCTTTGGATACACGTTTTAAAGTAAAAGCTGTGGATATTGCGACACCTTTTTTGTTGGTTGGCATTCATGAATTGTCAAAAGTGGCATTCAAACACTCTGTATTGCCTTATATCCTTCTGACAATACTGTTGTTAGGAATTATTATTGCAATTGTTCACGCGTATTACTATCACGAGCTAAATTACCGGAGATATTTTAAAATGTATGCTCGGTTTGTGTTTCTATTGACATTCATCTTGTATGTTGTGCTAATTGGTTTGAGCTTCTTTGCTTTTATCTAA
- the mraZ gene encoding division/cell wall cluster transcriptional repressor MraZ → MFMGEFKHNIDTKGRLIMPSKFREELGEKFVVTRGMDGCLFGYPQDEWAVMEQKLKEMPLAKKETRAFVRFFYSAATECEIDKQGRINLPVPLRNHAELEKNCVVIGVSSRIEIWSEKRWSAFSEEAEENFDEIAETMIDFGF, encoded by the coding sequence ATGTTTATGGGTGAATTTAAACATAATATTGATACAAAAGGTCGATTAATTATGCCTTCTAAATTTCGTGAAGAACTTGGAGAAAAGTTCGTTGTGACACGAGGAATGGATGGATGTTTATTTGGGTATCCTCAAGATGAATGGGCAGTTATGGAACAAAAGTTAAAAGAAATGCCCTTAGCTAAGAAAGAAACACGAGCATTCGTTCGTTTTTTTTACTCCGCTGCCACTGAATGTGAAATAGACAAACAAGGAAGAATTAACCTTCCAGTACCACTAAGAAACCATGCTGAGTTAGAAAAAAATTGTGTAGTCATAGGAGTTTCTAGTCGGATAGAAATTTGGAGTGAAAAACGTTGGTCTGCCTTCTCAGAAGAAGCAGAAGAAAACTTTGACGAAATTGCTGAAACAATGATTGATTTTGGTTTTTAA
- the rsmH gene encoding 16S rRNA (cytosine(1402)-N(4))-methyltransferase RsmH, translating into MTDEFRHTTVLLHETVDMLEIKPNGVYVDCTLGGAGHSEYLLSQLSETGHLYAFDQDQTAIENAKIKLAPYLKKNMVTFVKGNFRDLKTALSSLDVHQVDGILYDLGVSSPQLDEAERGFSYHQDAVLDMRMDQSAYLTAKTVVNEYSYHDLVKIFYRYGEEKFSKQIARAIENKRADHEIQTTGELVEIIKEVIPAPARRKGGHPAKRVFQAIRIAVNDELGAIEESLQQAIEILKIDGRVSVITFHSLEDRLVKTIFKEYSTAKDTPPGLPIIPEEFQPTLKLVTRKPMIPSESEVEGNRRARSAKLRVAEKKRKI; encoded by the coding sequence ATGACAGATGAGTTCCGCCATACAACAGTTTTACTGCATGAGACAGTTGACATGTTAGAGATTAAACCTAATGGAGTATATGTTGACTGTACGCTGGGTGGAGCGGGACATAGTGAGTATTTACTGTCACAATTATCCGAAACAGGACACCTTTATGCTTTTGACCAAGATCAAACTGCCATTGAAAATGCAAAAATCAAATTAGCTCCTTATCTTAAAAAAAATATGGTGACTTTTGTTAAAGGAAATTTTCGTGACCTAAAGACAGCGTTGAGTTCACTAGATGTCCACCAAGTAGATGGTATTCTTTACGACTTAGGCGTCTCTTCCCCCCAACTAGATGAGGCTGAACGTGGTTTTAGCTACCATCAGGATGCGGTGCTAGACATGCGAATGGACCAATCGGCCTATCTAACAGCCAAAACAGTTGTAAATGAGTATTCTTATCATGATTTGGTGAAAATTTTTTATCGCTATGGAGAAGAAAAATTTTCCAAACAAATCGCACGTGCAATTGAAAATAAACGAGCTGATCATGAAATTCAAACGACTGGGGAGCTTGTCGAAATCATCAAAGAAGTTATTCCAGCTCCAGCTAGAAGAAAAGGTGGCCACCCAGCAAAAAGAGTGTTTCAGGCAATTCGTATTGCAGTCAATGATGAATTAGGAGCAATAGAAGAATCCTTGCAACAAGCAATAGAAATCTTAAAGATTGACGGAAGAGTGAGTGTCATCACGTTCCATTCTCTGGAAGATCGTTTGGTAAAAACTATTTTTAAAGAATACAGTACAGCGAAGGATACACCTCCTGGACTGCCAATCATTCCAGAAGAATTCCAACCGACTTTAAAATTAGTGACTAGAAAACCAATGATTCCAAGTGAGTCAGAGGTTGAGGGAAATCGTCGAGCTCGTAGTGCAAAATTACGAGTTGCAGAAAAGAAAAGAAAAATTTGA
- a CDS encoding cell division protein FtsL → MTQMAQIKKTMDEYQVDVPSEAKASFQDEMASPFQLSEKRIKGISRLEKITIGGIVLMCIVLAMTTIYMSTVVNKETESITNTQQEIERTTNSITKLQQEKSELSRKDRVKSIADKASLKQIEGNIRTVTK, encoded by the coding sequence ATGACACAAATGGCACAAATTAAAAAAACAATGGACGAATACCAAGTGGATGTTCCTTCTGAGGCAAAGGCTTCTTTTCAAGACGAAATGGCGTCACCTTTTCAGCTCTCTGAAAAAAGAATCAAAGGGATTAGTAGATTAGAAAAAATTACAATTGGTGGAATTGTCTTAATGTGTATTGTGTTAGCCATGACGACCATTTATATGAGTACAGTAGTAAATAAAGAGACAGAAAGTATTACAAATACGCAACAAGAGATAGAAAGAACGACAAATTCAATTACAAAACTTCAACAAGAAAAAAGTGAGCTTTCTCGCAAAGACCGAGTAAAATCAATTGCAGATAAGGCAAGCTTAAAACAAATTGAAGGAAATATAAGGACTGTAACGAAATGA
- a CDS encoding peptidoglycan D,D-transpeptidase FtsI family protein yields the protein MNMDQFKKYLASKNLNPKNNRKRVGVILFAVAIGIFSIFALRLSSIIVTGRVGNVSLAEKTKELYEGSSVIKAKRGSILDRNGNPIAEDATSYSLYAMLDKNYIGIGKKELYVHDKDREKIAEVLNQYTGMDKDYALGQLQPKKNSQGKEITTVEFGTSGKGLTLETKSKIEKALKKEGITGIFFNEHPARSYPNGNFASYLVGYTQFADASDDTKGLKGMLGIEEAYNSQLSGSDGEITYQKDSGGNAVPGTQTVKKKAKNGSDIYTTLDSNLQLYLEELMDGVDSKYQPESMTAMLVEAKTGDVVAASQRPTFNPETKDGLGTNGVWQNLLVQDTFEPGSTMKVFTVATAIEAGVFNPNTTFLSGKIKVDDTTISDWIPAGKGYLTYPQALAWSSNVGMVHLEQLMPTAWQEYIKKFGFTKSTHSGLVSNEPTGSVQNSTTVDRAMTAYGQAIAVTDFQMIQGFTAIANNGKMLKPQYISKITTADGKTTTKKTKVVSQPISSQTAKQVLGYMQGVVDDKTYGTGYGIYNIDGYNVSAKTGTAQIFENGHYSDDGYINSVVQIAPTENPKYIMYVTIKRPKVPEGGSTSDALSSISNPLLKRALDLDTGKTTSSK from the coding sequence ATGAATATGGATCAGTTTAAAAAATATCTAGCATCAAAAAATTTAAATCCAAAAAATAATCGTAAAAGAGTAGGGGTAATTCTTTTCGCAGTAGCGATTGGGATTTTCTCTATTTTTGCCCTACGTTTGAGTTCTATTATAGTGACTGGAAGAGTAGGGAATGTTTCTCTTGCTGAAAAAACAAAGGAATTGTATGAGGGGAGTAGTGTAATCAAAGCAAAACGTGGTTCAATTTTGGACCGCAACGGGAACCCGATTGCTGAAGACGCTACTTCTTATTCTTTATATGCGATGTTGGACAAGAATTACATCGGTATTGGAAAAAAAGAATTGTATGTTCATGATAAAGATCGTGAAAAAATTGCCGAAGTTTTGAATCAATATACGGGTATGGACAAAGATTATGCTTTGGGACAATTACAGCCAAAGAAGAATAGTCAAGGAAAAGAAATCACGACAGTGGAGTTTGGAACTTCTGGAAAAGGGCTTACTCTGGAAACCAAAAGCAAAATAGAAAAAGCTTTAAAAAAAGAGGGCATTACTGGGATTTTCTTTAATGAGCATCCGGCTAGATCTTATCCAAATGGGAATTTTGCGTCCTATTTAGTTGGTTATACTCAGTTTGCAGATGCTTCGGATGATACCAAAGGGCTAAAAGGAATGCTTGGAATTGAAGAAGCATACAACAGCCAACTTAGTGGTTCTGATGGTGAGATTACTTATCAAAAAGATAGTGGTGGGAACGCAGTACCAGGAACACAAACCGTTAAAAAGAAAGCCAAAAATGGCTCAGATATATACACAACTTTGGATAGCAATTTACAATTGTATCTAGAAGAATTGATGGACGGCGTGGATTCAAAATATCAGCCTGAAAGTATGACGGCAATGCTCGTAGAAGCAAAAACTGGGGATGTTGTAGCAGCATCCCAAAGACCAACATTTAATCCAGAAACAAAAGATGGTCTTGGAACAAATGGTGTTTGGCAGAATTTACTTGTTCAAGATACTTTTGAACCTGGTTCCACAATGAAAGTCTTTACAGTTGCAACTGCTATTGAAGCGGGAGTCTTTAATCCAAATACGACATTTTTATCAGGGAAAATCAAAGTCGACGATACAACGATTAGTGACTGGATTCCAGCAGGAAAAGGATATCTTACATATCCTCAAGCTTTGGCTTGGTCGAGTAATGTTGGGATGGTCCATTTAGAACAATTAATGCCAACAGCTTGGCAAGAATATATCAAAAAATTTGGCTTTACAAAATCAACCCATTCAGGCTTAGTCAGCAACGAACCAACTGGGAGTGTACAAAATAGTACAACTGTCGACCGGGCAATGACTGCATACGGGCAAGCCATTGCAGTTACAGATTTTCAAATGATACAAGGTTTTACGGCAATTGCGAATAATGGTAAAATGTTAAAACCACAGTACATTTCTAAAATCACGACAGCGGATGGGAAAACGACAACGAAAAAGACAAAAGTTGTTTCTCAACCTATTTCAAGTCAAACTGCTAAGCAAGTCTTAGGTTATATGCAAGGAGTAGTAGATGACAAAACGTATGGTACAGGATATGGCATCTACAATATTGACGGCTATAACGTTTCCGCAAAAACAGGAACAGCGCAGATTTTTGAAAATGGTCATTATTCAGATGATGGCTATATCAACTCTGTTGTCCAAATTGCTCCAACAGAGAACCCTAAGTACATCATGTATGTGACCATTAAACGACCTAAAGTCCCAGAGGGTGGTTCAACAAGTGATGCCCTCTCTTCTATTTCTAATCCACTGTTGAAACGTGCCTTAGATTTAGATACTGGAAAAACGACAAGTAGTAAATAA
- a CDS encoding UDP-N-acetylmuramoyl-L-alanyl-D-glutamate--2,6-diaminopimelate ligase: protein MNGLQIKKAIHPLKVQNITSYESLEIQQVTQDTRTIQKGSCFICIEGATIDGHDLVSKAIEQGASLIIAEKKITAAIPVMYVYDTKKALAQLSVLFYDNPSKKMKMVGVTGTNGKTTTTHMIEAVLEKAGHQTGIIGTMYNKIGTEKIPTINTTPDALTTQKLLKKMSEQQIDSCAMEVSSHALVQGRAWGIDFDVAVFTNLSQDHLEYHHTMTDYFYAKSLLFSQLGNSYECKDYPKTAIINCDDHYGRKLEQLTAANVLTFGVSEEAVIQAKNIHISSEGTRFDLDFMEKTYPVKIKMIGMFNIYNALASFGACYALGIKPNKVISALEELPGVKGRFELVPNQADITVIVDYAHTPDGLENVLQTVKEFAKKDIYCVVGCGGDRDPSKRPIMAKIATDIATKIIFTSDNPRTEDPEVILDQMTSGLDSRAYIRVTDRKSAIERSLSEATPGDVVLIAGKGHENYQIIGKTKHHFDDVEVVMSYFENKNRRL, encoded by the coding sequence ATGAACGGACTTCAGATAAAAAAAGCAATTCATCCATTAAAAGTACAAAATATAACCTCTTATGAATCTCTTGAAATTCAACAAGTTACACAAGATACACGCACAATCCAGAAAGGAAGCTGCTTCATCTGTATTGAGGGAGCAACGATTGATGGACACGACTTGGTAAGTAAGGCAATTGAACAGGGTGCTTCCTTAATCATTGCTGAAAAAAAAATCACTGCAGCTATACCGGTCATGTATGTGTATGATACTAAAAAAGCTTTAGCTCAACTGAGCGTTCTTTTTTATGATAATCCAAGCAAAAAGATGAAAATGGTTGGGGTTACGGGGACAAACGGGAAAACCACAACGACTCATATGATTGAAGCAGTATTAGAAAAAGCGGGACATCAGACTGGGATTATTGGGACGATGTACAATAAAATAGGAACCGAAAAAATCCCCACAATCAATACGACCCCTGATGCGCTGACCACACAAAAATTACTAAAGAAGATGTCTGAGCAACAGATTGATTCTTGTGCAATGGAAGTTTCTTCCCACGCACTTGTCCAAGGACGGGCATGGGGCATTGACTTTGATGTAGCGGTTTTTACAAATCTTTCGCAAGATCATCTTGAGTATCATCACACCATGACGGATTATTTTTATGCTAAAAGTTTATTATTTTCTCAACTAGGGAATTCTTATGAGTGTAAGGACTATCCCAAAACTGCCATAATTAACTGTGATGACCACTATGGTAGGAAATTGGAGCAGCTAACGGCAGCAAATGTCTTGACTTTTGGGGTGAGCGAAGAGGCTGTGATTCAAGCCAAGAATATTCATATTTCTTCTGAGGGTACTCGTTTTGACTTGGATTTTATGGAGAAAACCTATCCAGTGAAAATTAAAATGATTGGGATGTTTAACATTTATAACGCCCTAGCATCTTTTGGTGCTTGCTATGCTTTAGGGATAAAACCTAATAAAGTCATTTCTGCACTCGAAGAATTACCTGGAGTAAAAGGACGTTTTGAATTAGTGCCAAACCAAGCAGACATTACAGTTATTGTAGATTATGCACATACCCCTGATGGGCTAGAAAATGTCTTGCAGACAGTCAAAGAATTTGCCAAAAAAGATATTTACTGTGTTGTTGGCTGTGGGGGAGACCGTGATCCAAGTAAGCGACCTATTATGGCGAAAATTGCAACTGACATTGCAACTAAAATTATTTTTACATCAGACAATCCGCGAACGGAAGATCCTGAGGTGATATTGGATCAAATGACAAGTGGCTTAGATAGCAGAGCTTATATAAGGGTGACCGATCGGAAATCGGCAATCGAACGAAGCTTGTCTGAAGCAACACCTGGGGACGTGGTACTAATTGCTGGAAAAGGGCATGAAAACTATCAAATTATTGGCAAAACCAAACACCATTTTGATGATGTTGAAGTGGTAATGTCGTACTTTGAGAATAAAAATAGGAGATTGTAA